The following are encoded together in the Bradymonas sediminis genome:
- the hemL gene encoding glutamate-1-semialdehyde 2,1-aminomutase, with protein sequence MLDKSQALLERAQKTIPGGVNSPVRAFKGVGGTPPFIKRAEGAYIFDEDNNKYIDFVLSWGPAILGHANPEIVAAAQHAVAMGSSFGAPTAAEIDIAEMIVARVPGLDRVRMVSSGTEACMSAIRVARGVKSREKIIKFSGCYHGHADSFLIAAGSGAMTLGLPNSPGVTRGTAQDTLIAQFNNIESVRALIDANPDQVAAVILEPVCGNTGCIPPQDDFLKKLRALCTEKDVALIIDEVMTGFRVARGGAVERYGVKPDLYCFGKVIGGGFPMAAYGGTHEMMSQVAPDGPIYQAGTLSGNPVAVAAGIAALKQLDAEAYDLLEARGAQLEAGFQKIIDANGYPLSQHRVGSMFTLFFHPGPIRNHEDVKSCDLERFNHFFHAMLKRGVYLAPSQFEAGFLSTAHTPEIIDEVLEKAEAALAEVF encoded by the coding sequence ATGTTAGATAAGAGCCAAGCACTGCTTGAGAGAGCCCAAAAGACCATCCCCGGCGGCGTTAACTCGCCGGTCCGCGCGTTTAAGGGCGTCGGCGGCACCCCGCCGTTTATCAAGCGGGCCGAGGGGGCGTATATCTTCGACGAGGACAATAATAAATATATCGACTTCGTGCTGAGTTGGGGCCCGGCGATTCTTGGCCACGCGAACCCCGAGATCGTCGCCGCCGCCCAACACGCCGTGGCGATGGGCTCGTCCTTTGGGGCGCCGACCGCCGCCGAGATCGACATCGCCGAGATGATCGTGGCGCGCGTCCCCGGGCTCGACCGCGTTCGCATGGTCAGCAGCGGCACGGAGGCCTGCATGTCGGCGATTCGTGTCGCCCGTGGGGTGAAGTCGCGCGAGAAGATCATTAAATTCTCGGGCTGCTATCACGGCCACGCCGACTCGTTTCTCATCGCGGCAGGCTCGGGCGCGATGACCCTCGGGCTGCCGAACTCCCCGGGAGTCACGCGCGGCACGGCGCAGGACACCTTGATCGCCCAATTCAATAATATCGAGTCGGTGCGCGCGCTTATCGACGCAAACCCCGACCAGGTCGCCGCGGTTATCTTGGAGCCGGTCTGCGGAAATACCGGCTGCATCCCGCCCCAGGACGACTTCCTTAAAAAGCTGCGCGCGCTATGCACCGAAAAGGACGTCGCGCTGATCATCGACGAGGTGATGACCGGGTTTCGGGTGGCGCGCGGCGGCGCGGTCGAGCGCTACGGCGTCAAACCCGACCTGTATTGCTTCGGCAAAGTCATCGGCGGCGGCTTCCCCATGGCGGCCTACGGCGGCACCCACGAGATGATGAGCCAGGTCGCCCCGGACGGGCCGATCTACCAGGCAGGCACCCTCTCCGGAAACCCGGTCGCGGTCGCCGCGGGCATCGCTGCCCTCAAGCAGCTCGACGCCGAGGCCTACGACCTGCTCGAAGCCCGCGGCGCCCAGCTCGAAGCCGGCTTCCAGAAGATCATCGACGCCAACGGTTACCCGCTCAGCCAGCACCGCGTCGGGTCGATGTTTACGCTTTTCTTTCATCCCGGACCGATCCGCAACCACGAGGACGTGAAGAGCTGCGACCTCGAGCGCTTTAACCATTTCTTCCACGCTATGCTCAAGCGCGGCGTCTATCTGGCCCCGAGCCAATTCGAGGCGGGCTTCCTGTCGACCGCGCACACCCCCGAGATTATCGACGAGGTGCTGGAGAAGGCAGAAGCCGCGTTGGCTGAGGTCTTTTAA
- a CDS encoding 3D domain-containing protein, with the protein MNWKAHISLAASIALLGAGCTGEISSGGPNVSTDDGDTGQSAMRDVDSTNADGSSGGVACTVPPCADSGYVADVGGDAEIPEDVDQAPDTVDTPDAQQEPDPDTGAEPDTSPEPNPITPTVSILSPNNGATVENPVDFSIAAEHVSTVQIKVDDWPLSEPWNPTSSTTLRYTFNGTGTPREVVLYGYDGSGAEVARDTISITVEDDAPPPGMGTSMGSFINTYYYVEDESDFSGPKTAKFYDKNCSVIATVRSDFASLACIEGTAKLSDGRMLNYYNGTNCGGACSFTWSEMSSAFPWGKGSRGNALEPLRSWAVDTSIISSGSVLYVEEWDGMAIPTSGTLGGYTHDGCFRADDVGGGINGRHVDIFAGSKGMYRKLNALFPTRTSFTVYKNSPRCAHL; encoded by the coding sequence ATGAATTGGAAAGCGCATATCTCGCTCGCCGCATCGATAGCACTGTTGGGAGCCGGTTGCACTGGTGAAATAAGCTCCGGTGGGCCAAATGTCTCGACCGATGATGGGGATACAGGCCAGAGCGCGATGCGCGATGTGGACTCGACGAATGCCGACGGATCTTCTGGCGGCGTCGCGTGCACCGTGCCTCCCTGCGCCGACAGCGGATATGTAGCCGATGTTGGCGGCGACGCTGAGATCCCCGAAGACGTCGACCAGGCGCCCGATACCGTGGATACGCCCGACGCCCAACAAGAACCCGACCCCGACACGGGCGCTGAGCCGGACACCTCTCCGGAGCCCAACCCCATCACGCCGACGGTGTCCATTCTAAGCCCAAACAACGGGGCGACCGTAGAAAATCCGGTGGACTTTTCGATCGCCGCCGAACACGTATCGACCGTTCAGATCAAGGTCGACGACTGGCCGCTGTCGGAGCCGTGGAATCCCACAAGTTCGACCACGCTGCGCTATACCTTCAACGGAACCGGCACCCCGCGCGAGGTCGTGCTCTACGGCTATGATGGCAGCGGCGCCGAGGTCGCGCGCGATACCATCTCCATCACCGTCGAAGACGACGCGCCGCCGCCCGGCATGGGCACCTCGATGGGGAGCTTTATCAATACCTATTATTATGTCGAAGATGAGAGCGATTTCAGCGGCCCGAAGACGGCCAAATTCTACGATAAAAATTGCAGCGTCATCGCCACGGTGCGCAGCGACTTCGCCTCACTCGCCTGCATCGAGGGCACCGCAAAGCTCAGCGACGGGCGCATGCTCAACTATTATAATGGCACTAATTGCGGCGGGGCGTGCAGCTTTACCTGGTCCGAGATGAGCAGCGCATTCCCCTGGGGCAAGGGCTCGCGGGGCAACGCGCTCGAGCCGCTTCGCTCCTGGGCGGTCGACACCAGCATCATCTCGTCGGGGAGCGTCCTTTATGTCGAAGAATGGGATGGCATGGCCATCCCGACCAGCGGCACGCTCGGCGGATATACCCACGATGGCTGCTTCCGCGCCGATGATGTCGGCGGCGGCATCAACGGTCGACACGTCGATATCTTCGCGGGCTCAAAGGGCATGTACCGCAAGCTTAACGCGCTCTTTCCGACGCGCACCTCCTTCACCGTCTATAAGAACTCGCCGCGGTGCGCGCACCTATAA
- the ettA gene encoding energy-dependent translational throttle protein EttA, with product MAKEFIYQMTNLRKTAPDGKKILDGIWLSFFPGAKIGVVGPNGSGKSTLLKIMAGLDTEFNGETWMDPDARVGYLAQEPKLDPNLTVRENVEKGVAEIRDVLNRYEEVSAKFATVEPDEMDALIAEQAKLLEQIDAVNGWDLERTLDVAMDALRVPPGDSSVEHLSGGERRRVALCALLLSKPDLLLLDEPTNHLDAETVAWLERALRDYEGTVMVVTHDRYFLDNVTEWILELEGGKGLPFEGNYTSWLEQKLKSLEESDRQNTLRYQTLSQEYAWSRLSNDERLSRSQQRLTDYDALQQRSSKREHMIQIPPAPRIGDVVVRAENLKKGYGERMLIEDLTFDLPRGGIVGVVGPNGAGKSTLFKMISQLEQPDGGSLTVGETVQLASVDQMRGDLDMDRTVWENISGGETILRIGDRDINSRAYVGAFGFGGATQQQKISTLSGGERNRVYLAKTLLKGGNLLLLDEPSNDLDVETLRALEYALEDFGGCAVVISHDRWFLDRIATHILAFEGNSHVEWFAGNYQDYERDRRARLGEDAKQPHRIKYKPLTR from the coding sequence ATGGCAAAAGAATTTATCTATCAGATGACCAACTTGAGAAAGACCGCTCCGGACGGGAAGAAGATTCTCGACGGCATCTGGCTGTCTTTCTTTCCTGGCGCCAAGATCGGCGTGGTCGGCCCCAACGGCAGTGGTAAATCAACGCTGCTCAAGATCATGGCCGGGCTGGACACCGAGTTCAACGGCGAGACCTGGATGGACCCGGACGCCCGCGTTGGGTATCTGGCCCAGGAGCCCAAGCTCGACCCGAATTTGACCGTCCGTGAGAACGTCGAAAAAGGCGTCGCCGAGATCCGCGACGTGCTCAATCGCTACGAGGAAGTGTCGGCGAAATTTGCCACCGTCGAGCCCGACGAGATGGACGCGCTCATCGCGGAGCAGGCAAAATTGCTCGAGCAGATCGACGCGGTCAACGGCTGGGACCTTGAGCGCACCCTGGACGTGGCGATGGACGCCCTTCGCGTGCCGCCGGGCGACTCGAGCGTGGAGCACCTCTCCGGCGGCGAGCGCCGCCGCGTCGCGCTTTGCGCCCTTCTGCTGTCGAAGCCCGACCTGCTGCTCTTGGACGAGCCGACCAACCACCTCGATGCTGAGACGGTCGCCTGGCTTGAGCGCGCGCTTCGTGACTACGAGGGCACCGTCATGGTCGTCACCCATGACCGTTATTTCCTCGACAACGTCACCGAGTGGATCCTTGAGCTTGAGGGCGGCAAGGGACTTCCTTTTGAGGGAAATTACACCTCCTGGCTTGAGCAAAAGCTCAAATCCCTGGAGGAGTCCGACCGTCAAAACACCCTGCGCTACCAAACGCTGTCGCAGGAATATGCCTGGTCGCGCCTGAGCAATGACGAGCGGCTGTCGCGCTCGCAGCAGCGCCTCACCGACTACGACGCATTGCAGCAGCGCTCGAGCAAGCGCGAGCATATGATTCAGATCCCGCCGGCGCCGCGCATCGGCGACGTCGTCGTGCGCGCCGAGAACCTCAAGAAGGGCTACGGCGAGCGCATGCTTATCGAAGACCTCACCTTCGACCTGCCGCGCGGTGGTATCGTCGGCGTGGTCGGCCCCAACGGCGCCGGTAAGTCGACGCTGTTCAAGATGATCTCGCAGCTCGAGCAGCCCGACGGCGGCTCATTGACCGTCGGTGAGACCGTCCAACTCGCCAGCGTCGATCAGATGCGCGGCGACCTCGATATGGACCGCACCGTCTGGGAGAATATCTCGGGCGGTGAGACGATTCTTCGCATCGGCGACCGCGACATCAACTCGCGCGCCTATGTCGGGGCGTTCGGCTTCGGCGGCGCTACCCAGCAGCAGAAGATCAGCACGCTGTCGGGCGGCGAGCGCAACCGGGTCTACCTGGCCAAGACGCTGCTCAAGGGCGGCAATCTTTTGCTCCTCGACGAGCCTTCCAACGACCTCGACGTCGAGACGCTTCGCGCGCTCGAGTACGCGCTTGAGGACTTCGGCGGCTGCGCCGTGGTCATCAGCCATGACCGCTGGTTCCTCGACCGCATCGCCACGCATATCCTGGCGTTTGAGGGCAACTCGCATGTCGAGTGGTTCGCGGGCAACTACCAGGACTATGAGCGCGACCGTCGCGCTCGCCTCGGCGAAGATGCGAAGCAGCCGCACCGCATCAAGTATAAGCCGCTGACGCGATAA
- a CDS encoding anthranilate synthase component II, with translation MTKSVYPEASRNRMERLTSTRWSHQREGEVVILDCRDSFVYNLAHRFEELGISVVVHRSDAVTLDELIAWKPAALVLSPGPGHPDQAGISVDAVRYFSPRIPLLGICLGHQAIVRAFGGQVVPSGAPMHGKPSAVAHDATGLFDGLESPVQAGRYHSLMASEPLPAALRVCARADGLVMAIAHREHPTFGLQFHPESILTPSGYTMLANFLKCCDISK, from the coding sequence ATGACGAAGTCCGTGTATCCCGAAGCCTCCCGAAATCGAATGGAGCGACTGACCTCGACGCGATGGTCCCACCAACGCGAAGGCGAAGTCGTCATTTTAGATTGTCGCGATTCCTTCGTGTATAACCTCGCGCATCGCTTTGAAGAGTTGGGCATCTCGGTGGTGGTGCACCGCAGCGACGCCGTCACCCTGGATGAGTTGATCGCCTGGAAACCCGCCGCGTTGGTCCTCTCACCGGGGCCGGGGCACCCCGACCAGGCCGGCATCAGCGTCGACGCGGTGCGCTATTTTTCGCCGAGGATTCCGCTGCTGGGGATTTGCCTGGGCCACCAGGCGATTGTGCGGGCCTTCGGCGGCCAGGTTGTCCCGAGCGGGGCGCCCATGCACGGAAAACCCAGCGCGGTCGCCCATGACGCGACCGGGCTCTTCGATGGGCTCGAAAGCCCGGTGCAGGCTGGGCGCTATCACTCATTGATGGCCTCTGAGCCGTTGCCGGCCGCGCTGCGCGTCTGCGCCCGCGCCGACGGCCTCGTGATGGCCATCGCCCACCGCGAGCACCCCACCTTCGGGCTGCAATTCCACCCCGAGAGCATCCTCACACCCTCCGGCTACACAATGCTGGCCAATTTTTTGAAGTGTTGTGATATTTCAAAATGA
- a CDS encoding aminotransferase class IV, whose protein sequence is MSREDFIAADDRGYLYGDALFETVRVREDGTIRWLDAHIERLQKSGDALGFGEGAIEAAVAKLRGLPNQTPGIWRVSVSRSGSDAHGQSIPFGGSGAVTLRYRPYHEPVRPHLTIAPGFYLPDDPLAVHKTTSFLRFVEVRRRAMRQGFNDAIMTSPDGLVGEASCANVIVVREGRAVTPPLRGILPGVTRAGILAQSQAFGQAVDVREIAVEELRMADEIVLLSAGVGVLAAASLEGRELDNTWALSAQEWLP, encoded by the coding sequence ATGAGTCGAGAAGATTTCATCGCCGCCGATGACCGCGGCTATCTCTACGGAGACGCGCTCTTTGAGACCGTCCGTGTGCGCGAGGACGGCACCATTCGCTGGCTCGACGCGCATATCGAACGCCTTCAAAAATCGGGCGACGCCCTGGGGTTTGGCGAGGGCGCCATCGAAGCCGCGGTCGCCAAACTTCGCGGCTTGCCCAATCAAACACCGGGCATCTGGCGCGTCAGCGTGAGTCGTTCCGGCTCCGACGCCCACGGCCAAAGCATTCCCTTCGGCGGCAGCGGCGCCGTCACGCTGCGCTATCGTCCGTACCACGAACCCGTGCGCCCACACCTTACGATCGCCCCGGGCTTTTATCTTCCCGACGACCCCCTTGCCGTCCATAAAACCACGAGCTTTTTGCGCTTCGTCGAGGTCCGGCGCCGCGCGATGCGCCAGGGCTTTAACGACGCGATTATGACCTCGCCCGACGGCCTTGTCGGCGAGGCGAGCTGCGCCAATGTGATCGTCGTTCGGGAGGGCCGGGCGGTCACTCCACCGCTTCGTGGCATCCTGCCGGGCGTGACGCGCGCCGGCATTCTTGCGCAGTCCCAGGCATTCGGCCAAGCCGTCGATGTGCGCGAAATTGCGGTCGAAGAATTGCGCATGGCCGACGAAATCGTACTCCTCTCTGCCGGTGTCGGCGTCCTCGCCGCGGCCTCGTTGGAGGGGCGCGAGTTGGACAATACCTGGGCCCTCAGCGCGCAGGAGTGGCTGCCATGA
- a CDS encoding anthranilate synthase component I family protein, translating to MASKLLQINRAPLDVVRTLSSRGARGLLFFDSGCAESHDASGAPLWSIICCEPDRIYTDPSAALARFEVDRLDALRMSDASASLPFYGGLAGMLGFEFAWALDDVRADAAPRPTPDCWVGDYPSALVYSHRDASWWLTGDAHSAGARLLRDALEYPAHHDARDASRTLPSGMSSGAADSNFRLNITPDEYARRVQVVIDAIYAGEAFEVNYTERFRASWSLGGWALYEKLRATSSGAYCAYLDAGDFQLASVSPEQFMSIKDGRICTRPIKGTRARGQTPEEDRRLAEGLSTSPKDRAENIMIVDLMRNDLTRVCKPGSVAASEVCGLYSFSGVHHLVSTVVGELEDGVSPVAAMVACFPPGSITGAPKLRAIELIAEVEEDARGPYTGTLFYASAGAGQLDSSVLIRTAVLCDDEVFYGAGGAVVADSNPRDEYEEACVKARPIAHALGAKFS from the coding sequence GTGGCCAGTAAACTGCTGCAAATCAATCGAGCCCCCTTGGATGTCGTTCGAACGTTGAGTTCGAGGGGCGCGAGGGGGCTCCTTTTTTTCGATTCCGGGTGCGCCGAATCTCATGATGCGAGCGGGGCGCCGCTGTGGTCGATTATCTGCTGCGAGCCCGACCGGATCTACACCGATCCGAGCGCCGCGCTCGCCCGCTTTGAGGTCGATCGACTGGACGCGTTACGAATGTCAGATGCCTCCGCTTCGCTGCCATTTTACGGCGGCCTAGCCGGCATGCTTGGCTTCGAATTCGCCTGGGCGCTCGACGACGTTCGCGCCGACGCGGCGCCGCGCCCCACGCCCGACTGTTGGGTCGGCGACTACCCGAGCGCGCTCGTCTATTCGCATCGCGACGCCTCCTGGTGGCTGACCGGCGACGCGCACTCTGCCGGGGCGCGTCTTTTGCGCGATGCTCTTGAGTATCCGGCCCATCACGACGCCCGCGACGCATCCCGCACGCTCCCATCCGGCATGTCGTCGGGCGCCGCTGACTCGAATTTTCGCCTCAATATCACCCCCGATGAATATGCCCGTCGGGTGCAAGTTGTCATCGACGCGATCTACGCTGGCGAGGCGTTCGAGGTGAATTATACCGAGCGCTTTCGGGCCTCCTGGTCATTGGGGGGCTGGGCGCTTTACGAGAAACTGCGCGCCACCAGCAGTGGCGCCTATTGCGCGTATTTGGACGCCGGTGACTTTCAATTGGCCTCGGTCAGCCCCGAGCAATTTATGTCGATTAAGGATGGGCGAATTTGTACGCGTCCCATCAAAGGCACCCGCGCCCGCGGTCAGACGCCCGAGGAGGACCGGCGCCTGGCAGAGGGCTTAAGCACGAGCCCAAAGGACCGCGCCGAGAATATTATGATCGTCGACCTGATGAGAAATGACCTCACCCGCGTGTGCAAACCGGGCAGTGTGGCGGCGTCTGAAGTGTGTGGATTATATAGCTTTTCGGGGGTGCATCACCTGGTGTCGACCGTGGTCGGCGAATTGGAAGATGGCGTTTCACCGGTGGCCGCCATGGTCGCCTGTTTTCCACCCGGGAGCATCACCGGCGCGCCCAAGCTGCGCGCCATCGAGCTTATTGCCGAAGTCGAAGAGGACGCCCGCGGCCCCTATACCGGCACGCTATTTTACGCCTCGGCGGGCGCCGGCCAGCTCGACAGCAGCGTCCTGATTCGCACTGCCGTGCTCTGCGACGACGAGGTCTTTTACGGCGCGGGCGGCGCCGTGGTCGCCGACTCAAACCCGCGCGACGAATACGAGGAAGCCTGCGTCAAAGCCCGGCCCATCGCGCACGCGCTGGGGGCGAAGTTCTCATGA
- a CDS encoding OmpA family protein — protein MLKQNSLRFLIISMLSLGLGLSLVSGCSTPPKPKELTELERILQAPDALEVRDAPGTEKYYREARQYRRVSRKAYEDNDVERAKEYALLGTLRYRTAAAIKKQSEDKARLDEANALVAAVNPEIQTLSEERNKLVKEVAALEMQVARARNAREQAKRMQQAQSNNSFQRNTADSTGAMAAIGYKFDAANEAREKALTVKADEFAIEEFNAATTRYNAAVVLRSKDSSSALEVGRAADEATALYGKAYAVAKPLHEESIAMQNPDARRAAIRTDAQSTFGAPFTVVEPLGVRVVLAMSFDKGSWTLNADGQVLAASAAKLADKYKEAELIIEGYTRKGDPTENLGVSASRARTVRKVFTDAGVKDSRITTSGLGQENPRFGDDASKNDRIEVIFRIP, from the coding sequence ATGTTGAAGCAAAATTCGCTGAGATTTTTAATTATTTCGATGCTCAGCTTAGGGTTGGGATTATCGCTGGTGAGCGGTTGCTCAACGCCGCCTAAACCCAAAGAGTTGACCGAGCTGGAGCGCATTCTTCAAGCCCCAGACGCCCTTGAAGTGCGGGATGCGCCGGGCACGGAGAAATACTACCGCGAGGCTCGCCAGTATCGGCGTGTGTCGCGCAAGGCCTACGAGGACAATGACGTCGAGCGCGCCAAAGAATACGCGCTGCTCGGAACGCTGCGTTACCGGACCGCCGCCGCCATTAAAAAGCAGTCCGAGGACAAGGCGCGCCTGGACGAAGCAAACGCGCTGGTCGCAGCGGTTAACCCCGAGATTCAAACCCTCAGCGAAGAGCGAAATAAGCTGGTCAAAGAGGTCGCGGCCCTGGAAATGCAGGTTGCTCGGGCGCGCAACGCGCGCGAACAGGCCAAGCGGATGCAGCAAGCCCAGTCGAATAACTCCTTTCAGCGAAATACCGCCGATAGCACCGGCGCGATGGCCGCGATTGGCTATAAATTCGACGCCGCCAACGAGGCGCGCGAGAAAGCGTTGACCGTGAAGGCCGATGAGTTCGCGATCGAAGAATTCAACGCCGCCACGACGCGATATAACGCCGCCGTCGTGCTGCGCTCCAAGGACTCGTCCTCTGCGCTCGAGGTCGGCAGGGCCGCCGATGAGGCGACCGCGCTCTACGGCAAGGCGTACGCCGTCGCCAAGCCGCTTCACGAAGAATCGATCGCTATGCAGAACCCCGACGCGCGCCGCGCTGCGATTCGCACCGACGCTCAGTCGACCTTCGGCGCCCCGTTCACCGTGGTCGAGCCGTTGGGCGTGCGCGTTGTGTTGGCGATGTCCTTCGACAAAGGCTCGTGGACGCTGAACGCCGACGGCCAGGTGCTCGCCGCCAGCGCGGCAAAGCTCGCCGATAAATATAAAGAGGCCGAGCTCATCATCGAGGGTTATACGCGCAAGGGCGACCCCACCGAGAACCTCGGCGTCTCCGCCTCGCGCGCGCGCACGGTTCGCAAAGTATTTACCGATGCTGGCGTCAAAGACAGTCGTATCACCACCAGCGGCCTCGGACAGGAGAATCCTCGCTTCGGCGATGATGCGTCCAAGAATGACCGTATCGAAGTCATTTTTCGCATCCCCTGA
- a CDS encoding PrkA family serine protein kinase, which produces MNDGHQMLSELASDIREDYARGQRIMSFPEFLELFAATPQRHARNAVQYLRDCFRYYGTETKPTVWGEVDHFRLFDAPFDKGRDRLVGQEQAQQRVFRLLDNFVRQGEVNKLLLLHGPNGSAKSTFVKMLMRSMEAYSQTEEGALFRFNWIFPNERLASGSSIGFGGFTARAVEDSDLNSFAYLEEEEIDAKIPADMKDHPLLLIPLEARRTLLKKHLGNATTAGSKASRKRHQPAEQSEPPFVLSKYIYDGDLSHTSRQIFDALMAAYRGDIEKVFKHIQVERFFVSQRYRVGAVSVEPAMRVDANLRQITVDRSLSALPSSLQNQTMFEPFGDLVDANRGLVEYDDMLKRQPELNKYLLATSEKGTVSLENRILHLDLVLMATANEDYLDAFKQSPDYSSFKGRIELIRLPYLLDYNIEELVYDEQMETVDSIKHVAPHTTFVAALWATLTRLKRPDADNYDDEVREVIADLTPLEKADLYARGKVPEGIGAEAARALKRVIPDMMSEGEGSSAYEGRFGASPREMKMILLNASQSERYPCLSPLAVFAELRELIKDPSVFRFLQMKPDGDYWRHDHFIQIATDRYLDLIDAEIRGAMGLVEEAQYEELFTRYIENVSQWLKGEKVYNRITGRSEDPDEELMRNVEEMIDIEEDVDDFRHGLISSVAAYSIDHPGEQIDFRRTFPDYFIALERKFYSERQQQIQKVQETLLRYFEDDKKSLTSAEISAVETTLANLKERYGYCDHCAREAVAFLLTTRYND; this is translated from the coding sequence ATGAACGACGGTCATCAGATGCTTTCGGAACTCGCCTCAGATATTCGGGAAGACTACGCGCGCGGACAGCGCATCATGAGTTTTCCCGAGTTTCTCGAACTCTTCGCGGCCACGCCGCAGCGCCACGCGCGAAACGCGGTGCAATACCTGCGTGATTGCTTTCGGTACTACGGCACCGAAACCAAGCCCACGGTGTGGGGCGAGGTCGACCATTTTCGTCTGTTCGACGCCCCCTTTGATAAGGGGCGCGATCGCCTCGTCGGCCAGGAGCAGGCCCAACAGCGGGTCTTTCGCTTGCTCGATAATTTCGTGCGCCAGGGCGAGGTCAATAAGCTGCTGCTGCTCCACGGGCCCAACGGCAGCGCGAAGAGCACCTTCGTGAAGATGCTGATGCGCTCGATGGAAGCATACTCGCAGACCGAGGAGGGCGCGCTGTTTCGCTTCAATTGGATCTTCCCAAATGAGCGCCTGGCCAGCGGTTCGTCGATTGGATTTGGTGGGTTCACCGCGCGCGCAGTTGAGGACAGCGACCTTAACTCTTTTGCCTACCTGGAAGAGGAGGAGATCGACGCCAAGATCCCGGCGGATATGAAGGACCATCCCCTCCTGCTGATCCCATTGGAAGCGCGCCGCACGCTGCTCAAAAAACACCTGGGCAACGCCACCACCGCGGGCAGCAAGGCTTCGCGCAAACGCCATCAACCCGCGGAGCAAAGCGAGCCGCCCTTTGTGCTGAGTAAATATATTTATGATGGGGATTTAAGTCACACCAGCCGTCAGATTTTCGACGCCTTGATGGCCGCCTATCGCGGCGATATCGAGAAGGTCTTTAAGCATATCCAGGTCGAGCGCTTCTTCGTCAGCCAGCGCTATCGGGTCGGCGCGGTGAGCGTGGAGCCCGCGATGCGGGTGGACGCAAATCTTCGCCAGATCACCGTGGACCGCAGCCTGTCGGCGCTGCCGTCGAGCCTTCAAAACCAGACCATGTTCGAGCCCTTCGGCGACCTGGTGGACGCCAACCGCGGCCTGGTCGAATACGACGATATGCTCAAACGCCAGCCGGAGCTCAATAAATACCTGCTCGCGACCAGTGAGAAGGGCACGGTGTCGTTGGAGAATCGCATCCTGCACCTCGACCTGGTGCTGATGGCGACCGCCAATGAGGATTATCTCGACGCGTTCAAGCAGTCGCCGGACTATTCTTCCTTTAAGGGGCGTATCGAGCTGATTCGTCTGCCCTATTTGCTCGACTATAATATCGAGGAGCTCGTCTATGACGAGCAAATGGAGACCGTGGATTCCATCAAGCATGTGGCACCGCATACCACCTTTGTCGCCGCTCTGTGGGCGACGCTCACGCGGCTGAAGCGGCCCGACGCGGATAATTATGATGACGAGGTGCGCGAGGTTATCGCGGATCTCACGCCCCTGGAGAAGGCCGACCTCTACGCCCGCGGCAAGGTCCCGGAGGGCATCGGCGCGGAGGCTGCGCGCGCGCTTAAGCGGGTCATCCCGGACATGATGAGTGAGGGTGAGGGCTCCAGCGCCTATGAGGGACGCTTTGGGGCGAGCCCGCGCGAGATGAAGATGATCCTGCTCAACGCCAGCCAGAGTGAGCGGTATCCGTGCCTGTCGCCCCTGGCGGTGTTCGCAGAGCTTCGGGAGCTCATCAAAGACCCGTCGGTCTTTCGCTTCCTGCAGATGAAACCCGACGGCGACTATTGGCGCCACGACCACTTCATCCAAATCGCGACCGACCGGTATCTCGACCTGATCGACGCGGAGATTCGCGGGGCCATGGGCCTGGTTGAGGAGGCCCAATACGAGGAACTCTTCACGCGCTATATCGAGAATGTCAGTCAGTGGCTCAAGGGTGAAAAGGTCTACAATCGCATCACCGGGCGCAGCGAAGACCCCGATGAAGAGCTGATGCGCAACGTCGAGGAGATGATCGACATTGAGGAAGACGTCGATGACTTCCGCCACGGGCTTATCTCCTCGGTCGCCGCCTACTCTATCGACCACCCCGGCGAGCAGATTGATTTTCGGCGCACCTTCCCCGATTATTTCATCGCGCTGGAGCGTAAATTCTATAGTGAGCGCCAGCAGCAAATTCAAAAGGTCCAAGAGACACTGCTGCGTTATTTCGAGGACGACAAAAAGTCGCTCACCTCGGCTGAGATTTCGGCGGTCGAGACCACGCTCGCGAATCTGAAGGAGCGCTACGGTTATTGCGACCATTGTGCGCGCGAGGCGGTAGCCTTCTTGCTGACGACTCGTTATAACGACTAA